From the Streptomyces sp. NBC_01216 genome, the window ATGCACGGGGTGATGCCCCGGGCGAAGGGGGTGGCCCGCGCGGGTCTGGCGACCGTCAACCGGAACCTCTCGCCGTTCGTCTGGGCCGGCAAGCAGCGCTGGTTCGCCGAGCCGCCGCACATGCAGGTGTCGATCCTGTTCGTGCCGGCCGACGCACAGGAGCCGAAGGTCGGCGACGAACTGGTGGCCCACCTGCGCCACACGACCACCCAGTTCGACCGGCTCGTCGAGCACTGAGCGGGCGGGCCGGACCTCCGGGGGTCCGGCCCGCCGAGGTCCTGCCCGCGCCGCACCGGTGGCGCCCGGGTATCGGCCGGACGCAACCGGGACGGGCCCCGCCCGGTCCTACTCCCGGACCACGCCCCACTCCACCAGGGGCCCCTCCGCCGTCTGCGCCGCGTGCCGGGCCGGATGCGCGGCCCGGCCCCGCACGAAGACGTCCTCCGCGCCGTCCAGGACGCCCCCGGAGGGGTCGTCCGAGCCGTCCTGCCGCACCACGTCCCGTTCGGGCGCCAGCACGTCACGCACGACCACGGCACACAGGTACAGCGTGCCGAGGAGGTGCAGGACGAGGACGAAGTGATAGCCGTCCGTGGGCAGCCCCTGCTTGTTGCCGCTGGTGGTGAAGGCCAGGTACATCCAGATGCCCAGGAAGTACAGGACCTCACACGCCTGCCAGACGAGGAAGTCACGCCAGCGCGGCCGGGCGAGCGCGGCCAGCGGGATGAGCCACAGCACGTACTGCGGGGAGTACACCTTGTTGGACAGCGCGAAGGCGGCCACGACCAGGAAGGCGAGCTGAGCGAAGCGGGGCCGGCGGGGCGCGGTGAGCGTCAGCGCGCCCAGGCCCGCGCAGGCGAACAGCATCAGCAGGATCGCGAGGACGTTCGCGGTACCGGGCGGGATCTGCGTACCCGTGCGCTGGCTGATCAGCAGCCACACCGAGCCGAAGTCCACGCTCCGTTCCGTGCTGAAGGCGTAGAACTGCTTCCACCCCTCAGGGGCGAGCAGCATGACCGGCAGGTTCACCGCCAGCCAGGCGCCGGCCGCTCCGAGGCATGCCGTGCCGAACGCGCGCCACTTGCCGGCCCGCCAGCAGAGCAGCAGCAGCGGGCCGAGCAGCAGGACCGGATAGAGCTTCGCGGCGGTGGCGAGCCCGATGAGGATGCCGAAGGCCACCACCCGGCTCCGTGACCACATCAACACCGCGGCGGCGGTGAGCGCGACGGCCAGCAGGTCCCAGTTGATGGTCGCGGTGAGGGCGAACGCGGGCGCCAGGGCGACGAGGAGCGCGTCCCAGGGCCGGCGGCGATGGGTCCGCGCGACACAGACGGCCATGACGGCGGCGCACACCAGCAGCATCGCCGCGTTGATCATCCAGTACGTCTGCTCGCGGTGCATCATGTCGGTCCCGCCGGGCGTCAGCCAGGCCGCGACTTCCATGAAGAGCCCCGTCAGGACGGGGTACTCCAGGAACCCTATGTCGCCGGTGAGCCGGTCGAAGTAGGGCACGAGCCCCTCGGCGAAGCCCCGGGCGACGAAGAGGTGCGGAACGTCCGAGTAGCAGGCGTGGGTGTACTGGGAGGTGGTGCCCCGGAACCAGGCCCAGTCGTAGCAGGGGATCTTCTGCACCATGCCGAGCGCGAACATCCCGATGGCGACCAGCACGATGACCCTCACCGGGGTGAGGGGCCCGGTGCCGAGCCGGGCGTGGCGACCCATCGGCCCGCCGATCAGCTCACTGCCCGCCGCGGCGACCTCGTCCCGCTGGGTGGGGCACACCACCGGGAGGTCCTGCGGCCGGTCCTGTCGCGGACTCGTCTTGTGGAGGCTGGGCATGGGGACATCCTGCCGTACCCCCCGGGAAACGCGACGAGGGCCGCCGCGCCCGACGCGTACACGGGGTACGGATCGGGTGCGGCGGCCCTCGGGGTGGCGGCGGCGGGTCAGCCGCCCAGCCAGCCGGCTCCGCCGTTGGGGCGTCCGCCGCCACCGTTGCCGGTGCTGGGGGAGTCCGTCGGGGTCGGTGTCGGCGTGCCGGTGGACCCGTCGGTCGTGCCGGTCGAACCGCCGTTGTCGTTGCCCGAGGTGACGCCACCGTCCTGGCCACCGGCCGCGTTGCACTGCCAGTCCCAGACGTCACAGGTCTTGTCCGGCTTGCCCGGGGTCTTGGTGGGGGTGGTCTCGGACGGCGTCTCGGACGGCGTCTCCGAGGGGGTCTCGGACGGCGTCTCGGTCGGGGTCGGCGTCGGGCTGGGGGCGCCGCCGCCGTAGACCGCCTCCGCGTCGAGGTCCTCCGGCTCGGGGAAGGACATGACCTTCTGTCCCTTGTGGGCCTCGGTCATGTAGTCGTGCCAGATCCGCGAGGGGAACGACGAGCCGTGGATCTTGGGCTGGTTCCCGGTGCCGTACATGGACTCGAACTTGCGCTTCGTGTTCTTGGCGTCGTCGTCGAAGCGGTACATGTCGATCGCGGTGGACAGCTGCGGCGTGTAGCCCACGAACCAGGCGGAGTTGTTGCCATCGGTGGTACCGGTCTTCCCGGCCGCCTCACGGCCGTCGAGCCGGGCCTTCGTACCGGTGCCCTTCTCGACGACGTCCTTGAGCACATCGGTGATGTTTCCGGCGACAGCGGTCGAGAAGACCCGCTTTCCCACCGTCTTGTGCTCGTAGACGACCTGGCCCTTTTCCTGAACCTTCGTCACGGAGAACGGGTCGTTGCGCTCGCCGTTGTTGGCGAAGGTCGAGTAGGAGCCGGCCATCCGGATCGCGCTCGGGTCGGAGATACCCAGGGAGAACGACGGCACGTTGGCCTTCACCAGCGAGCCCTCGAGCAGCCCGGCGTCGATCGCGGCCTCGCGGACCTTGTCGATGCCGACGTCCATGCCGAGCTGGACGTAGGGGGAGTTGGCGGAGCGCATCATGGCTTCGCGGAGGTTCATGTCCTTGTAGCTCGCGTCGTCGTCGTTGACCTGGAGCCACTCCCTGCCGTTCTCGTCGTGCCAGATCGAGCCGTCATAGCGCTTGATGCGCAGCTTGTTCTGACCGTTGTAGCGGCTCTTGTCGGGGTCGACCCGGGTGCGGGTGGAGGCGTCCTGGACCTCACCTCGGTCGGGGTCCCGCACGCCGTCCCGCATCGCCGCGGCCAGCACGAAGGGCTTGAAGGTCGATCCGACCTGGGCACCGGTCTGGTCGGCGTTGTTGGTGAAGTGCGTGGTGGCGTTGGTCCCGCCGTAGATCGCGACGATCGCCCCGGTCCTCGGGTCCACCGAGGCGCCGCCGAACTGGACGTGGGTGTCCGTCTTCGGCCGCTTCTTCGGGTCGATGTACTCCTTGTAGACCTTCTGGACGGCCTTCTCCAGGGCGTTGACCTTCTTCTTGTCGAAGGTCGTGTAGATCTCGAACCCGCCGCGCGCGAGATCCTTCTCCGTGTAGCCGTCTTCGTTGTTGTTGATGAAGTACGCCTTCGCCAGGCTCACCAGGTAGCCGGTCTGGCCGCTCAGTGCCGCGCTCTTCTTCGGCGGCTGGGGCATCGGGAACTCGGCGTACTTGGCCCGCTCGCCCGAGTCGAGGTGCCCGTCCTTCACCATCTCGTCGAGGATCCAGCCCCACCGGTCCTTGGCCCGCTTGGTGTTGGCGGCCTCGGTGGCGTCACGATCGATCTCGGGGGAGCCGGCCGGGTCGTAGTAGGTGGCGCCCTTGAGCAGCGAGGCCAGGAAGGCGCACTCGCTGGGGTCGAGCTCCTTGGCGTCCTTGCCGTAGTAGGTGCGGGCCGCTGCCTGGATTCCGTAGGCCCCGCGCCCGTAGTAGGACGTGTTCAGGTAGCCCGCCATGATCTCGTTCTTGTTCAGGTCGGTGCCGACCTTTATCGAGATGAAGAGTTCCTTCACCTTGCGGGTCAGGGTCTGCGACTGGTCGGCGAGCCGGTTGTTCTTCACGTACTGCTGGGTGATGGTCGAGCCGCCCTGGGTGTCCCCGCCCTTGGCCATGTTCCACACGGCGCGCGCGATTCCCATCGGGTCGACGCCGGAGTCATCGCGGAACGTCTTGTTCTCGGCCGAGATCACCGCTTCCTGCATCGCCAGCGGAATGGCCTCGATGCCGATGATCTGCCGGTTGACCTCGCCACCGGTCGCGGCCATCTGCGTGCCGTCGGACCAGTAGTAGACGTTGTTCTGCGCCTTGGCTGCCAGGTCCTCGTTGGGGACGCCCACCATGGCGTACGCGATGGTCGCGGCGCCCATCAGGCTGCCGAAGAAGCCGAGGACCAGGCCCGTCGTCAGCTTCCAGGAGGGCAGCCAGCGACGCCAGCCGTACTTGCCGGACCGCGGATAGTCGATCAGTCGTTTCCGGCCCGGCGGACGACCCCCGCGGCCCCGTCCGGGACCACCTTCGTGTCCGCCGCCTCCGCCGCCTCGGCGGCCACCGCCGGGACCCCCCGGGCCGGCGCCCTCGGGACCGCGCCGTCGGCCGCCGCCGCGCTGGGCGGCACGCCGGGCCTCGGCCCGTCCGCCGTAGGGCCGCTCCTCCCCGTACCCGGACGAGGGGGATCCCGTACTGACATCCCGCGCCTGGGGCGCCCTGCGGCCCGCGGGCTGCTGGGCGGCGCGCCGAGCCGCAACGCGACCGCCACTGGGCGGTTGGGGCTGCGGCATTCTGCGACGGTGCTCGCTCATCGAACGACTACTCCTCGGGCAGGCGCGTACGCCTGGAAGCGGCAGTTGAGTTCCGGTCCCCCCGAAATGCGCACGGACACGCCCCATGGGAGGCCGTTCCGTACTGCAGCCGGTCACCTGGATCACTGACGCCTCGCGGTGTCGCCTGGTTCCCGGTGGTCTGCATGCCGCACAGACTACGCACGGCCAAAACCCACCTAGGGCCAAAGTTCACCCCAAAACAGTCATGTCGACTGCTGCGAATTGATGATGTGACGCCGGTCACCACGACCCCACTTGTCGCAACAGAATCGTCGTTCTATCGTCATGATGTATCGAGTCGATACATCAGCACGGCATAAGGGTCCTTACGGCGGAGGAGGCGACGGATGAGCAGACGCTCCGGAATCCTCGAGTTCGCCGTTCTCGGCCTGCTCAGAGAAGCCCCGATGCACGGGTACGAGCTGCGCAAACGGCTCAACACCTCGCTGGGGATCTTCCGGGCCTTCAGCTACGGGACCCTCTACCCCTGCCTCAAGACGCTGGTCGGGAACGGCTGGTTGATCGAGGAGCCCGGCAGTGCCCCGGAGGACGCGCTCGCCGCGTCACTCGCGGGGCGCCGCGCCAAGATCGTCTATCGGTTGACGGCCGAAGGTAAGGAACACTTCGAGGAGCTCCTCTCCCACGCCGGTCCGGACGCCTGGGAGGACGAACACTTCGCCGCTCGGT encodes:
- a CDS encoding glycosyltransferase family 87 protein, with protein sequence MPSLHKTSPRQDRPQDLPVVCPTQRDEVAAAGSELIGGPMGRHARLGTGPLTPVRVIVLVAIGMFALGMVQKIPCYDWAWFRGTTSQYTHACYSDVPHLFVARGFAEGLVPYFDRLTGDIGFLEYPVLTGLFMEVAAWLTPGGTDMMHREQTYWMINAAMLLVCAAVMAVCVARTHRRRPWDALLVALAPAFALTATINWDLLAVALTAAAVLMWSRSRVVAFGILIGLATAAKLYPVLLLGPLLLLCWRAGKWRAFGTACLGAAGAWLAVNLPVMLLAPEGWKQFYAFSTERSVDFGSVWLLISQRTGTQIPPGTANVLAILLMLFACAGLGALTLTAPRRPRFAQLAFLVVAAFALSNKVYSPQYVLWLIPLAALARPRWRDFLVWQACEVLYFLGIWMYLAFTTSGNKQGLPTDGYHFVLVLHLLGTLYLCAVVVRDVLAPERDVVRQDGSDDPSGGVLDGAEDVFVRGRAAHPARHAAQTAEGPLVEWGVVRE
- a CDS encoding transglycosylase domain-containing protein, which codes for MSEHRRRMPQPQPPSGGRVAARRAAQQPAGRRAPQARDVSTGSPSSGYGEERPYGGRAEARRAAQRGGGRRRGPEGAGPGGPGGGRRGGGGGGHEGGPGRGRGGRPPGRKRLIDYPRSGKYGWRRWLPSWKLTTGLVLGFFGSLMGAATIAYAMVGVPNEDLAAKAQNNVYYWSDGTQMAATGGEVNRQIIGIEAIPLAMQEAVISAENKTFRDDSGVDPMGIARAVWNMAKGGDTQGGSTITQQYVKNNRLADQSQTLTRKVKELFISIKVGTDLNKNEIMAGYLNTSYYGRGAYGIQAAARTYYGKDAKELDPSECAFLASLLKGATYYDPAGSPEIDRDATEAANTKRAKDRWGWILDEMVKDGHLDSGERAKYAEFPMPQPPKKSAALSGQTGYLVSLAKAYFINNNEDGYTEKDLARGGFEIYTTFDKKKVNALEKAVQKVYKEYIDPKKRPKTDTHVQFGGASVDPRTGAIVAIYGGTNATTHFTNNADQTGAQVGSTFKPFVLAAAMRDGVRDPDRGEVQDASTRTRVDPDKSRYNGQNKLRIKRYDGSIWHDENGREWLQVNDDDASYKDMNLREAMMRSANSPYVQLGMDVGIDKVREAAIDAGLLEGSLVKANVPSFSLGISDPSAIRMAGSYSTFANNGERNDPFSVTKVQEKGQVVYEHKTVGKRVFSTAVAGNITDVLKDVVEKGTGTKARLDGREAAGKTGTTDGNNSAWFVGYTPQLSTAIDMYRFDDDAKNTKRKFESMYGTGNQPKIHGSSFPSRIWHDYMTEAHKGQKVMSFPEPEDLDAEAVYGGGAPSPTPTPTETPSETPSETPSETPSETTPTKTPGKPDKTCDVWDWQCNAAGGQDGGVTSGNDNGGSTGTTDGSTGTPTPTPTDSPSTGNGGGGRPNGGAGWLGG